The Methanobacterium sp. BAmetb5 genome includes a region encoding these proteins:
- a CDS encoding PIG-L deacetylase family protein, translated as MKHKFKIILLLILFATLAVMSYSYSHLPFYPSDYPAGPSLSAGDRVLVIAPHPDDEVICNGGVISYAVENHIPVKVVVITDGNDTKTSALVRHNESINGTQVLGLNEDDIIFLGYKDGSLNNLLNYHWNYNNPYTASDGSKQTNYPYALQKNATYCGSNLADNLRTVITDFKPTIIIYPSGDDEQYDHQATNGFVEYVTTQTGYSGSKYTYLLHLPPDWPSARSYYPEYYLNPPEQQVGLQNGPEWFVFNLTSYQERLKERAMLDYKTQIPSTSYLMSFVRKNELFAHYPTLNISQSNKLIPESDYTGGSKLPVNLFSDPVGDGKYQGKEQSRDITAVGMDLNLVNSWISIKTRGEPTPSGVYHVRLNLFHPAGVERAVITVENGKAEMQVESGGNSSVKNIPLTIQNNTILLEVPSSLFTDHPYFTVNADSIKSGAIYDQTAWRVVKVS; from the coding sequence ATGAAACATAAATTTAAAATAATCCTGTTATTAATCCTATTTGCCACTTTAGCAGTTATGTCCTATTCTTATTCACATCTTCCCTTTTATCCTTCTGATTATCCTGCAGGGCCTTCCCTAAGTGCAGGGGACCGGGTGCTGGTTATAGCCCCCCATCCCGATGATGAAGTGATCTGCAACGGAGGAGTGATAAGTTACGCTGTGGAGAACCATATCCCAGTCAAGGTGGTGGTGATTACCGATGGAAATGACACCAAGACTTCCGCACTAGTCCGGCACAACGAGAGCATCAACGGAACCCAGGTACTGGGTTTAAATGAGGATGATATCATATTCCTGGGTTACAAGGACGGAAGTTTAAACAATCTCCTGAATTACCACTGGAATTACAATAACCCCTACACGGCATCGGATGGTTCAAAACAGACCAATTATCCCTATGCCCTCCAGAAAAACGCCACTTACTGCGGTAGTAACCTGGCAGATAATCTAAGGACAGTTATCACTGATTTTAAACCAACCATCATAATCTACCCCAGTGGAGATGATGAACAGTACGATCACCAGGCCACCAATGGATTTGTGGAGTATGTTACCACTCAAACTGGATACAGTGGAAGCAAATACACTTACCTCCTGCACCTTCCCCCAGACTGGCCCAGTGCCCGGAGTTATTATCCAGAATATTATTTAAACCCTCCCGAGCAGCAGGTAGGGCTTCAAAATGGTCCGGAATGGTTTGTGTTTAACCTCACTTCCTACCAGGAACGTTTAAAAGAAAGGGCCATGTTAGATTATAAAACTCAGATCCCGTCCACGTCCTATTTAATGTCTTTTGTACGTAAGAATGAGTTATTTGCCCATTATCCCACCCTTAATATCTCCCAATCCAATAAACTCATTCCGGAAAGTGATTATACTGGTGGTTCTAAACTACCCGTGAATCTATTCAGTGACCCGGTTGGTGATGGGAAATACCAGGGAAAGGAACAATCCCGGGACATAACTGCAGTGGGGATGGACCTGAACCTTGTCAACTCATGGATATCCATTAAAACCCGGGGTGAACCTACCCCCAGTGGAGTTTACCATGTTCGCCTGAACCTATTCCACCCTGCCGGAGTTGAAAGGGCAGTAATTACTGTGGAAAATGGAAAGGCAGAAATGCAAGTGGAAAGTGGGGGTAATTCAAGTGTAAAGAACATTCCCCTGACCATACAAAACAACACCATTCTGCTGGAGGTGCCTTCATCCCTCTTTACTGACCATCCCTACTTCACGGTAAATGCTGATTCTATTAAATCCGGGGCCATCTACGATCAGACCGCGTGGAGGGTAGTGAAGGTAAGCTAG
- a CDS encoding biotin--[acetyl-CoA-carboxylase] ligase yields MHEKQILKALHEHKEKHVSGDHLTSQLGISTDQLSQEIEKLQEDGYHIDSSPLGYRLLKTPNRILPYEIQRNLATEYIGHEIHHYSEVDSTNNVAKELAEKGSPEGTIITAESQRSGKGRRGKKWISPHGGVWMTIILRPDIPTSQAPLLTLLTGVAVAETLKRECNLEVGIKWPNDILIGDKKVCGILTEASASKKGLDYVVVGIGIDLNVNVDDFPPELRAGATSLQRELEKEISGVKLVQNFLLNFENFYNDFKNGQFQHILNQWRRLSTTIGSTVEVQKRGRTVRGEAVGITKEGVLILEMPDGSLRKIISGECTHFKGE; encoded by the coding sequence ATGCACGAAAAACAGATCTTAAAGGCACTCCATGAGCATAAGGAGAAACATGTATCTGGTGACCATTTAACCTCCCAGCTGGGTATCTCCACGGACCAACTCTCCCAGGAAATTGAAAAACTCCAGGAAGATGGTTACCATATTGATTCATCCCCCCTTGGTTATCGTCTCCTTAAAACACCTAACCGAATTTTACCCTACGAAATACAGAGAAATCTGGCCACAGAGTATATTGGTCATGAAATTCACCACTACAGTGAGGTGGATTCCACCAACAACGTGGCCAAGGAACTGGCAGAGAAGGGTTCACCCGAGGGTACCATCATCACCGCCGAAAGCCAGCGCAGTGGTAAGGGTCGGCGAGGAAAGAAATGGATATCACCCCACGGTGGGGTGTGGATGACCATAATTCTCCGACCAGATATTCCAACTTCACAGGCCCCACTTTTAACTCTTCTGACTGGTGTGGCTGTGGCTGAGACACTTAAAAGGGAATGCAACCTGGAAGTGGGAATAAAATGGCCCAACGACATATTAATTGGGGATAAAAAGGTCTGCGGTATTCTGACCGAAGCCAGTGCCAGTAAAAAGGGGCTGGACTACGTGGTGGTTGGGATCGGTATTGACCTCAACGTGAACGTGGATGATTTCCCTCCAGAACTGAGGGCAGGGGCAACTTCCCTGCAGCGTGAACTGGAAAAGGAGATTTCCGGGGTTAAACTGGTCCAAAACTTCCTGTTGAACTTTGAAAACTTCTACAATGACTTCAAGAATGGACAGTTCCAGCATATTCTCAACCAGTGGCGCCGACTATCCACCACCATTGGTTCTACCGTGGAAGTACAGAAGAGGGGTAGAACTGTCCGGGGAGAAGCAGTGGGAATAACAAAAGAAGGAGTTCTCATCCTGGAAATGCCAGATGGAAGCCTTAGAAAAATCATATCCGGGGAATGCACCCATTTTAAAGGGGAATAA
- a CDS encoding acetyl-CoA carboxylase biotin carboxylase subunit, translating to MFEKVLVANRGEIAIRVMRACRELDVKSVAVYSDADKNSLFAKYADESYHIGGPSPADSYLNIPRILEAAEKAGADALHPGYGFLAENPTLGDECAKNGLKLIGPSGSVIESMGSKIESRKLMEKAGVPVIPGNSKGVTNPDEALKIASEIGYPVIVKASAGGGGIGMRTVYEEDELLRALESTQSVAESAFGDSTVFIEKYVEEPRHIEFQILADEHGNTIHVADRECSIQRRHQKLIEEAPSPIMTEELRDEMGSAAVKAASSIGYTNAGTVEFLYSNGEFYFLEMNTRIQVEHPITEAVTGVDLVKEQLKIASGRELCCTQEDIQVRGHAIECRINAEDPLADFAPNPGKITGYRSPGGPGVRVDSGVYMNYTIPPFYDSMISKLIVWGSTRNEAITRMRRALSEYIILGVKTTLPFHKSMMLSPNFWEAKLHTHFVDEYKQEITDNMMKIIQKDKEMETRLKSTFLPSKRVAAISAAVNSHLASTISDNSKK from the coding sequence ATGTTTGAAAAGGTTCTGGTTGCTAACCGTGGAGAGATCGCTATTAGAGTGATGCGGGCCTGCAGAGAGCTGGACGTGAAGAGTGTGGCTGTGTATTCTGATGCAGATAAGAACTCACTCTTTGCCAAGTACGCCGATGAATCCTATCATATCGGTGGGCCCTCACCTGCAGACAGCTACCTCAATATACCCCGGATCCTGGAAGCTGCAGAGAAAGCCGGGGCAGATGCCCTGCACCCGGGCTACGGTTTCCTGGCGGAAAACCCCACCCTGGGAGATGAATGTGCCAAAAATGGATTGAAACTCATCGGACCCTCCGGTTCAGTTATTGAATCCATGGGTAGTAAGATCGAATCCCGGAAACTGATGGAAAAGGCCGGAGTCCCGGTAATACCTGGAAACAGCAAGGGAGTAACCAATCCCGACGAAGCACTGAAAATAGCCAGTGAAATCGGTTACCCGGTAATAGTGAAAGCCTCCGCTGGTGGTGGGGGTATTGGTATGCGGACAGTCTATGAGGAAGATGAACTCCTGCGTGCCCTGGAATCCACCCAGTCTGTGGCCGAATCCGCCTTTGGTGATTCCACGGTGTTCATTGAGAAGTACGTGGAAGAACCCCGCCACATAGAATTCCAGATACTGGCGGATGAACACGGCAACACCATCCACGTGGCCGACCGTGAATGCAGTATCCAGCGCAGACACCAGAAGCTGATTGAAGAAGCACCTTCACCCATTATGACCGAAGAATTACGGGATGAAATGGGTAGTGCTGCGGTTAAAGCTGCTTCATCAATTGGATACACTAATGCCGGGACTGTGGAATTTTTATACTCCAATGGAGAATTTTATTTCCTGGAAATGAACACCCGTATCCAGGTGGAACACCCCATAACCGAGGCAGTTACCGGGGTGGATCTGGTTAAAGAACAGCTAAAGATCGCCTCCGGAAGGGAGTTATGCTGCACCCAGGAAGATATTCAGGTGAGGGGCCATGCCATTGAGTGCCGGATCAACGCCGAGGACCCCCTGGCAGATTTTGCCCCTAACCCCGGTAAGATAACTGGTTACCGATCTCCAGGTGGTCCGGGAGTGCGGGTGGACAGTGGGGTGTACATGAACTACACCATACCACCCTTCTACGACTCCATGATCTCCAAACTCATTGTCTGGGGAAGCACCCGTAACGAGGCCATAACCCGGATGAGGAGGGCACTCTCGGAGTACATCATATTGGGAGTGAAAACTACCCTGCCCTTCCATAAATCCATGATGCTGAGTCCCAACTTCTGGGAGGCCAAACTGCACACCCACTTCGTGGATGAATACAAGCAGGAAATCACGGATAACATGATGAAGATCATCCAAAAGGACAAGGAAATGGAAACTCGACTTAAATCAACATTCCTACCCTCAAAAAGAGTGGCCGCTATTTCCGCAGCAGTTAACAGCCATCTGGCCAGCACCATATCTGATAATAGCAAAAAATAA
- a CDS encoding METTL5 family protein — translation MITKKKQLEMALQAVPPHPRPDPNREQYHTPAKIAADVLWNARAYGDIERLKVVDLGCGTGILALGAALVGASEVVGVDVDADALQVADLEAKRLQIQDKCCFMEMDIRNFPDRADTVIQNPPFGAQKAHHQDADRRFLEKALEISPVVYSFHLAKTMDFLKLMVKAMDANISHVFHYDFPLPRIYHFHRDEMREVEVVVLRIEKLE, via the coding sequence ATGATAACCAAGAAAAAACAGCTGGAAATGGCCCTGCAAGCCGTACCACCACATCCCCGTCCTGACCCTAACCGGGAACAGTACCACACCCCGGCTAAGATAGCCGCCGATGTACTGTGGAATGCCCGGGCCTACGGTGATATTGAGCGTCTTAAAGTGGTGGATCTGGGTTGTGGCACGGGAATCCTGGCACTGGGCGCAGCTCTGGTGGGAGCATCCGAAGTAGTGGGGGTGGATGTTGATGCTGATGCACTTCAAGTTGCTGATTTGGAGGCAAAAAGACTCCAAATTCAGGATAAATGCTGTTTTATGGAAATGGATATCCGCAACTTCCCGGACCGGGCGGACACCGTGATCCAGAACCCTCCCTTCGGGGCGCAGAAAGCCCACCACCAGGATGCTGACCGCAGATTTCTGGAAAAGGCCCTGGAAATATCTCCTGTAGTTTACTCCTTCCACCTGGCCAAGACCATGGACTTTCTAAAGTTAATGGTGAAGGCCATGGATGCCAATATTAGCCATGTTTTCCATTATGATTTTCCCCTGCCCCGGATCTACCATTTCCATCGGGATGAGATGCGGGAAGTGGAAGTGGTGGTTCTTAGGATAGAAAAGTTAGAATGA
- a CDS encoding putative RNA uridine N3 methyltransferase has translation MSLNNISLFIPSSFLRETKDLKLKTYKVGLIGRSAALFRVTKIVIYSDTEDPEDRKGVKFISDILTYMNTPQYLRKKVFPITKELRNVGILPPLRTPHHPTGELQQGDFRQGLTLKRTKKGTIVDIGADRDALCKEKLSVNRVISFKVDKLGKEIIISPDEPEFYWGYDVLSTYKSLDESIGMLKPRPDLVVGTSHYAEPITSVLDEVKEGLRGSKHVAILFGGPYSGLHELMGNPDEVIDLEVNTIPNQGTKTVRTEEAVLATLSVFNMLMD, from the coding sequence ATGTCACTTAACAACATTTCACTTTTCATTCCCTCATCATTTCTCCGGGAAACAAAAGATTTAAAACTAAAGACCTACAAAGTAGGGTTGATTGGCAGATCAGCCGCCCTGTTTCGGGTTACTAAAATCGTTATTTACAGCGATACTGAAGACCCGGAAGACCGTAAAGGGGTAAAGTTTATTAGTGACATCCTCACTTATATGAATACCCCGCAGTACCTTAGAAAAAAGGTATTTCCTATAACTAAGGAGTTGCGGAACGTAGGAATTCTACCTCCGCTTAGAACTCCTCATCACCCCACTGGAGAACTCCAGCAAGGTGATTTTAGACAGGGACTTACATTGAAAAGGACCAAAAAAGGCACCATAGTTGATATAGGTGCTGACCGGGACGCTTTGTGCAAGGAAAAACTTAGCGTTAACCGGGTCATAAGTTTTAAGGTAGATAAGTTAGGAAAGGAAATAATAATCAGCCCTGATGAACCTGAGTTTTATTGGGGATACGATGTGCTTTCTACTTATAAGAGTTTAGATGAGAGCATAGGTATGTTAAAACCACGACCTGACCTGGTGGTGGGAACATCACACTATGCTGAACCCATCACTTCTGTTTTAGACGAAGTAAAAGAGGGGTTAAGGGGCTCCAAACACGTAGCTATTTTGTTTGGTGGTCCGTATTCGGGCTTACACGAATTAATGGGCAATCCAGATGAGGTAATAGATCTGGAGGTAAACACCATCCCTAATCAGGGAACTAAGACTGTAAGAACTGAAGAGGCAGTTTTAGCTACTTTATCAGTGTTTAATATGCTAATGGATTAG
- the rpl3p gene encoding 50S ribosomal protein L3, with protein sequence MARHHQPRKGSVAFSPRKRAARESPRISSWPEREEPGLLGFPGYKVGMTHVTLLDNTKNSPTEGMEISTAVTVVETPPIVVMGIRAYTKTSRGLKAMTDVLASEFDEDLKRKISVPVEYDSEAQLTSLKENLDKVEEIRALIHTKPRLASVPKKKPELLECGIGGNTVEEQLEYATSVLGKEINPADVFADGEHTDAIAVTKGKGFQGVIKRWGVRIQYGKAARSSKARVVGSIGPWTPSRTMWTVPMAGQMGYHQRTEYNKKILKIGEAEQADEINPKGGFVKYGLVKNNYLLLKGSLPGPSKRLVMLRKAVRPHGKHDDAPQISYISTASKQGA encoded by the coding sequence ATGGCTAGACATCACCAACCTAGAAAAGGATCAGTTGCATTTAGTCCTAGAAAAAGAGCAGCCAGGGAATCACCCCGTATAAGCTCCTGGCCCGAAAGGGAAGAGCCGGGACTTTTAGGATTCCCCGGTTACAAGGTGGGTATGACCCACGTAACTTTGCTGGATAACACCAAAAACTCACCCACTGAAGGAATGGAAATATCCACCGCAGTCACTGTTGTGGAAACCCCACCCATAGTGGTAATGGGTATTCGGGCTTACACCAAAACCAGCCGAGGACTCAAAGCCATGACCGATGTCCTGGCATCAGAATTCGATGAAGACCTGAAACGGAAAATCTCCGTACCAGTGGAATATGATTCTGAAGCTCAGCTCACAAGTCTCAAAGAAAACCTGGATAAAGTAGAAGAAATCAGGGCCCTCATACACACCAAACCACGCTTAGCCAGCGTTCCCAAGAAAAAACCAGAACTACTGGAATGTGGTATAGGTGGAAACACCGTGGAAGAACAACTGGAATACGCCACCAGTGTACTGGGTAAGGAAATCAACCCCGCCGATGTATTTGCCGACGGTGAACACACCGATGCCATAGCAGTCACCAAGGGTAAAGGATTCCAGGGAGTAATAAAACGATGGGGTGTCCGTATACAGTACGGAAAAGCTGCCCGAAGTAGTAAAGCTCGTGTAGTAGGTTCCATAGGACCATGGACCCCTTCCAGAACCATGTGGACTGTACCCATGGCTGGACAGATGGGATACCACCAGAGAACCGAGTACAACAAGAAGATCCTGAAGATAGGAGAAGCAGAACAGGCCGATGAAATCAACCCTAAAGGTGGATTTGTCAAGTACGGTTTAGTGAAAAATAACTACCTGCTACTTAAAGGATCATTACCTGGACCATCCAAGAGACTGGTCATGCTAAGAAAAGCAGTAAGACCACACGGAAAGCACGACGATGCTCCACAAATATCATACATTAGCACGGCCTCCAAGCAGGGAGCCTAA
- the rpl4p gene encoding 50S ribosomal protein L4 — translation MNKIKVYSLEGKVTGEMELPEIFSEEFRPDLIKRAVLSAQSARIQPWGTDPMAGKRTTAESFGAGRGAAMVPRVKGSRHPAGSKGAFVPQATGGRKAHPPRTTRIIHEKINKKERKLAIRSAIAATTNPELVEARGHCIENIPQIPFVVDDELCSVKKTSETREIFKNLGVMDDLVRAKNGRRIRAGRGKTRGRKYKTPKGPLVVVAEDKGISLGARNHPGVDVVVVDNLNAELLAPGTHPGRLTIYTKSAIEKLGDLFQNR, via the coding sequence ATGAACAAGATCAAGGTTTACTCATTAGAAGGTAAAGTCACTGGCGAGATGGAGCTTCCAGAGATATTCTCTGAAGAATTCCGACCGGACCTAATAAAAAGGGCGGTACTCTCAGCTCAAAGCGCCCGTATCCAGCCCTGGGGAACAGACCCTATGGCCGGTAAACGAACCACCGCTGAATCATTCGGTGCAGGCCGAGGAGCAGCCATGGTCCCTCGTGTTAAGGGTTCCAGACACCCTGCCGGATCCAAAGGAGCATTCGTGCCCCAGGCCACCGGAGGAAGAAAAGCACACCCCCCAAGGACCACCAGGATCATCCACGAGAAGATCAACAAGAAAGAACGAAAACTGGCCATACGCTCAGCAATAGCCGCCACCACCAACCCGGAACTGGTGGAAGCCAGGGGGCACTGTATTGAAAACATCCCCCAGATACCATTCGTGGTGGACGATGAACTGTGCAGTGTCAAGAAGACCAGTGAAACCCGGGAGATTTTCAAAAACCTGGGAGTAATGGACGATTTGGTACGGGCTAAAAACGGCCGAAGAATCAGGGCCGGTAGGGGAAAAACCAGGGGAAGAAAATACAAAACACCCAAAGGACCCTTAGTTGTTGTCGCTGAAGACAAAGGAATAAGCTTAGGTGCCCGAAACCACCCGGGAGTAGACGTGGTTGTGGTAGATAACCTGAACGCTGAACTCCTGGCACCCGGAACACACCCTGGCCGACTTACCATTTACACTAAATCAGCCATAGAAAAACTGGGAGATTTATTCCAGAACAGGTAG
- a CDS encoding 50S ribosomal protein L23 translates to MDPYNIIIKPQLTEKSMNAIDYKNELTFVVRRTAKKPEIKEAFQQLFEVKVERVNTQINSRGEKIAYLKLAEEHSAEDIAVKMGVF, encoded by the coding sequence ATGGATCCTTACAACATTATTATTAAACCACAGTTAACTGAGAAAAGCATGAACGCCATTGACTACAAAAACGAGTTAACCTTCGTGGTTAGAAGAACTGCCAAGAAGCCTGAAATTAAAGAGGCCTTCCAGCAACTCTTTGAAGTCAAAGTGGAACGGGTTAACACTCAGATAAATTCCCGTGGTGAAAAAATAGCCTACCTCAAACTGGCCGAAGAACACAGTGCAGAAGACATCGCCGTTAAAATGGGTGTATTCTAG
- a CDS encoding 50S ribosomal protein L2, translating into MGKRLIIQRRGRGTPTYRSASHRFKGKIQYRSYDDIEKNGALNGVVVDILHDPGRTAPVAKVKFENGEQKLILAPESIAINDEIACGISAPIKPGNSLPLGEIPEGTPVYNLENNPGDGGRFVRSSGTYASLITHDVGKAIVELPSGELKAFNPQCRATIGVVAGGGRKEKPFLKAGNRHYAAKAKGKKSMGVRGVAMNAVDHPHGGGNRQHPGRPTTVSRHAPPGRKVGSIAAKRTGKRR; encoded by the coding sequence ATGGGAAAACGATTAATAATTCAGAGGCGGGGAAGAGGAACCCCCACCTACCGCAGTGCATCACACCGCTTCAAAGGAAAAATACAGTACCGTTCATATGATGATATTGAGAAAAATGGCGCTCTAAACGGGGTTGTAGTGGACATTCTCCACGACCCGGGTAGAACTGCCCCGGTGGCCAAGGTCAAGTTCGAAAATGGAGAACAGAAACTTATACTGGCCCCGGAAAGTATTGCCATCAATGATGAAATAGCATGCGGAATATCCGCACCAATAAAACCAGGAAACTCACTACCCCTGGGAGAAATCCCAGAAGGAACACCAGTGTACAACCTGGAAAACAACCCTGGAGACGGAGGAAGATTCGTCCGATCCTCAGGTACTTATGCTTCTCTTATCACCCATGATGTGGGTAAAGCCATTGTGGAACTTCCCTCCGGGGAATTAAAGGCTTTCAACCCCCAGTGCAGAGCCACCATCGGTGTGGTTGCCGGGGGAGGTAGGAAAGAAAAACCATTCCTCAAAGCAGGAAACCGACACTACGCTGCAAAAGCCAAGGGTAAAAAGAGCATGGGAGTTCGTGGTGTTGCCATGAACGCAGTAGACCACCCCCACGGTGGTGGAAACCGCCAGCACCCAGGACGACCTACCACAGTCTCCAGGCATGCCCCACCAGGAAGAAAAGTGGGTTCCATTGCAGCTAAGAGAACAGGAAAGAGGAGATAA
- the rpsS gene encoding 30S ribosomal protein S19 — protein MARKVFKYRGYTLEELQQMPLDNVIQLFPARQRRSLKKGFLPRQKKVLEKIRKIKKEGDKGGRPKIIRTHCRDMIVLPEMVGMTFGIYNGKEFVDVQIQPEMIGCYFGEFAVTRQRVQHGDPGMGATRSSMFVPLK, from the coding sequence TTGGCGAGGAAAGTATTCAAGTATCGCGGTTACACCCTGGAAGAACTGCAGCAGATGCCACTGGATAATGTAATCCAACTGTTCCCAGCAAGGCAACGCAGATCCCTCAAAAAGGGATTCCTACCCAGGCAAAAAAAAGTACTGGAAAAGATACGAAAAATTAAAAAAGAAGGAGATAAGGGTGGACGACCAAAAATAATCCGAACCCACTGCAGAGACATGATCGTGCTACCAGAAATGGTGGGCATGACCTTTGGAATCTACAATGGTAAGGAATTTGTGGACGTCCAGATACAGCCGGAAATGATCGGATGTTACTTCGGAGAATTCGCAGTAACCCGTCAACGAGTACAGCACGGAGACCCCGGTATGGGAGCTACCCGTTCATCCATGTTCGTGCCTCTGAAATAA
- a CDS encoding 50S ribosomal protein L22, with protein MAKLKYAYEGSGKVAKAAGRSLKISPKHSVEICREIRGMYLDDAKEYLEDVIQMKRAVPFKRHNKKVGHKRGLKGWPTGRYPKKAASQILDVLVNAEANAEYQGMDTEDLKIIHISSHRGFIIRGYIPRAFGRATPFNTPTTHIQVVLGEAQSA; from the coding sequence ATGGCAAAATTAAAATATGCTTACGAAGGATCGGGAAAAGTAGCCAAAGCAGCTGGAAGATCTCTCAAGATATCCCCTAAACATTCCGTCGAAATCTGTCGGGAAATCAGGGGTATGTACCTTGACGATGCCAAGGAATACCTGGAAGATGTTATCCAGATGAAAAGGGCTGTACCATTCAAAAGACACAATAAAAAAGTAGGACACAAAAGAGGACTCAAAGGATGGCCTACTGGCCGCTACCCTAAAAAGGCAGCCAGTCAAATCCTGGACGTACTGGTAAATGCAGAAGCCAACGCAGAATATCAGGGTATGGACACTGAAGATCTCAAGATCATTCACATATCCAGCCACCGGGGTTTCATAATCCGAGGATACATTCCACGAGCATTCGGAAGGGCCACACCCTTCAACACCCCAACCACACACATACAGGTAGTTCTAGGGGAGGCACAGAGCGCATGA
- the rpmC gene encoding 50S ribosomal protein L29 codes for MVILRSKEIREMGMEELQKKLEELQAEHASNISKSAAAGIYENPGKIKELKRTIARVKTIINEKNKEN; via the coding sequence ATGGTTATATTAAGGAGTAAAGAGATACGTGAAATGGGAATGGAAGAACTCCAGAAAAAACTGGAAGAACTCCAGGCAGAACATGCCAGTAACATTTCCAAGAGCGCTGCCGCAGGTATCTACGAAAACCCCGGCAAGATCAAGGAGCTCAAAAGAACCATAGCACGTGTCAAAACCATAATTAACGAAAAAAATAAGGAGAACTAA
- the yciH gene encoding stress response translation initiation inhibitor YciH, with amino-acid sequence MKVCDVCGLPEELCVCEEIAREIQSVKVFTVRRRFGKLMTIVEGIDEHDIDIKELTKELKNKCACGGTAKKGQIELQGDHKRRVKEVLAGMGFSSDDIQVR; translated from the coding sequence ATGAAAGTCTGCGATGTTTGTGGTCTACCAGAGGAACTCTGCGTCTGTGAGGAAATAGCTCGTGAGATACAGAGTGTTAAAGTATTCACGGTGAGAAGAAGATTCGGAAAACTAATGACAATCGTGGAGGGAATTGATGAACACGATATTGACATTAAAGAACTCACCAAGGAACTGAAAAACAAATGTGCCTGCGGGGGAACGGCCAAAAAAGGCCAGATCGAACTGCAAGGAGACCATAAAAGGAGGGTCAAAGAAGTTCTAGCCGGAATGGGCTTTTCTTCAGATGACATCCAGGTTCGTTAG
- the rnp1 gene encoding ribonuclease P protein component 1 has protein sequence MITPHNIMRHELVGLEVEITHSLHGDLKGIRGRVVDETKNTITIEDGEGYEKIIPKGSATFEFTLPNGVTIELKGEIIVSRPEDRIKKRFRKYW, from the coding sequence ATGATCACTCCACACAACATAATGAGACATGAACTGGTGGGGCTGGAAGTAGAAATCACCCACAGTTTGCATGGAGATTTAAAGGGAATACGCGGACGAGTGGTGGACGAAACCAAAAACACCATCACCATTGAAGATGGTGAAGGCTACGAAAAAATCATACCCAAAGGGAGTGCAACTTTCGAGTTTACACTTCCCAATGGAGTTACAATAGAACTTAAGGGTGAGATCATAGTTTCTCGCCCTGAAGATAGGATAAAAAAGAGATTTAGGAAATATTGGTGA
- a CDS encoding 30S ribosomal protein S17 produces MVGIDVTEPKEKCDDPNCPFHGTLPVRGQILEGIVTSDKAERTITVERSFYKFIRKYERYEKRKSKINAHKPDCIQVNIGDAVKIAECRPLSKTKHFVVVEVKGDKK; encoded by the coding sequence ATGGTTGGTATTGATGTTACCGAACCCAAAGAAAAATGCGATGATCCTAACTGCCCCTTCCACGGGACCCTGCCAGTGCGGGGCCAAATCCTGGAAGGAATAGTCACCAGTGACAAGGCAGAACGGACCATAACCGTAGAAAGGAGTTTTTACAAGTTCATACGTAAATACGAACGATACGAAAAACGAAAATCAAAAATAAACGCCCATAAACCAGACTGCATTCAGGTAAACATTGGCGATGCAGTTAAAATTGCGGAGTGCCGACCCCTTTCCAAGACCAAGCACTTCGTAGTGGTGGAGGTTAAAGGGGATAAAAAATGA